TCGGCGCGGTTTTTTGGACGAAGGTAAAGCTTTTGTCTTCGTAGATCGTGATCACAACCGGGATGACTTCCCCGGCACGATCACTGGTCGCGGCGTTGAACTGCTTGCAAAACTCCATGATCGCAACACCGTGCTGGCCAAGAGCCGGACCGAGCGGTGGAGCGGGCCTGGCGCCGCCTCCCTGAAGCTGCACTTTCACATTTGCGATTACTTTCTTTGCCATAAAAATCCCCTTGGGCTTCCGGTGCTAGTCGGCCTCGTCCTTCTCGGCTTCCACGTACGCGTCAAAAACCTCGACTTGCTCAAAGTCGAGCTCCACCTGCGTGTCGCGACCGAAAATGCTCACCATGATCTTTACCTTGTGCCTTTCAGGCTCGATTTCCTTAACTTTTCCGATGGCTTCAACGAACGGGCCTGACAACACCTTTACGGTGTCGCCCACCTTGTAGCTCGTTTCGACCTCGGG
The genomic region above belongs to bacterium and contains:
- the rplK gene encoding 50S ribosomal protein L11 — translated: MAKKVIANVKVQLQGGGARPAPPLGPALGQHGVAIMEFCKQFNAATSDRAGEVIPVVITIYEDKSFTFVQKTAPTSELIKKAIGLDKGSKEPNKIKVGKITREQLRRVAEQKLPDLNTKNLDAAMRIVAGSARQMGVEVVD